A region of Moorena producens PAL-8-15-08-1 DNA encodes the following proteins:
- a CDS encoding spondin domain-containing protein, whose protein sequence is MASSATAATLKVTIESLAPENGTLLTPVWVGFHNGLFDIYDRGEAASPGLERIAEDGNAAVLSQEFFASGAGSVDGVIPGPNGPVAFGDIAQATFTVDSTSRYFSYAAMILPSNDAFIANGNPLAIEIFDEQGNFTGADFTVLGSQVLDAGTEVNDEQETTTAFFGQTIPDTGTPENGVVTLHPGFIPGGPILSSETFAQSDFTVDGYQIARIKVEKVPESSTTGALLAIGGLLWLGSRWRQSLNRFA, encoded by the coding sequence ATGGCATCTAGCGCAACAGCAGCTACCCTCAAGGTGACAATTGAAAGCTTGGCACCGGAAAACGGCACGTTATTGACTCCAGTCTGGGTTGGTTTTCATAATGGTCTGTTTGATATTTATGATCGGGGTGAGGCAGCTTCACCAGGACTGGAGCGCATTGCTGAGGATGGCAATGCAGCAGTGCTTAGTCAAGAGTTTTTTGCTAGTGGTGCGGGTTCAGTTGATGGGGTAATTCCTGGTCCAAATGGTCCAGTTGCTTTTGGGGATATTGCCCAAGCCACATTTACTGTAGATTCTACTAGCCGTTACTTCAGCTACGCGGCCATGATTCTTCCCAGTAATGATGCTTTCATTGCTAATGGCAACCCCTTGGCTATTGAGATTTTTGATGAACAAGGTAATTTCACTGGAGCTGACTTTACCGTTCTGGGTTCTCAAGTTCTGGATGCAGGTACGGAAGTTAACGACGAGCAGGAGACCACTACTGCCTTCTTCGGTCAAACTATTCCTGATACCGGTACACCAGAAAACGGAGTAGTTACCCTGCATCCAGGTTTTATCCCAGGTGGACCGATTTTATCAAGTGAGACATTTGCTCAAAGTGACTTCACAGTGGATGGCTACCAGATAGCACGTATCAAAGTCGAGAAAGTGCCAGAATCGTCTACTACTGGAGCATTACTTGCTATCGGTGGCTTGTTATGGCTGGGTAGCCGCTGGCGTCAGAGTCTTAACAGATTCGCCTAA
- a CDS encoding potassium channel family protein, whose amino-acid sequence MILLWNRKFWNFLRSENLDKVLVIIFIIITINTITISWLEPDISKADAFWWSIVTLTTVGYGDITPVTVGGRFIAILDMFVGIGFLAIFTATLAGIFVDQKIKNDLGMGSYQFNNHLIICEWNSRVQFIINELRKFPKTQDDKLILIANIDRKPIEDNNLFFIKGNVSDETLIRANLMQARTVIILGDDSIDETARDAKVILSTLTVESINPNAYTVVELVDETHVKSCQRAKVDEIIVSSELSSMLISQAALNHGITKVVSEILSTQSGNKLYKIAIPDSRVGSSFMEVFTYMKQAYQSIVLAVQKGIEGDVISNPPTDYKLENGDYLIVVSQEEPRALHKS is encoded by the coding sequence ATGATCTTACTATGGAATCGAAAGTTCTGGAATTTTTTGCGCAGTGAAAACCTTGATAAAGTACTGGTTATTATTTTTATAATCATTACTATTAACACCATCACTATATCATGGCTGGAACCAGATATCTCAAAAGCAGATGCTTTCTGGTGGAGCATCGTCACCCTAACAACTGTTGGCTATGGTGATATCACACCTGTCACAGTTGGTGGTCGCTTTATTGCTATTCTCGATATGTTTGTAGGGATTGGATTCTTAGCAATCTTCACCGCTACCCTCGCTGGTATTTTTGTCGATCAAAAAATCAAAAATGATCTAGGTATGGGCTCTTATCAATTTAACAATCACTTGATTATTTGCGAATGGAATTCTAGAGTACAATTTATCATAAATGAGTTGCGAAAGTTTCCTAAAACTCAAGATGATAAACTTATTTTAATAGCCAATATAGACCGGAAGCCGATCGAAGACAATAATTTGTTTTTTATTAAAGGCAACGTAAGTGATGAAACCTTGATTCGAGCAAACTTGATGCAGGCTAGAACTGTTATAATTCTAGGGGATGACAGTATAGATGAAACAGCTCGCGACGCCAAAGTTATACTATCTACCCTGACAGTAGAAAGTATTAATCCCAACGCTTACACAGTTGTGGAGCTGGTAGATGAAACTCATGTTAAATCCTGTCAGCGGGCTAAGGTTGACGAAATAATCGTTAGTAGTGAGTTAAGTAGCATGCTCATTTCCCAAGCTGCTCTTAACCATGGAATTACCAAAGTTGTCTCGGAAATATTAAGTACTCAAAGTGGGAACAAGCTTTATAAAATTGCGATTCCTGACTCTCGGGTTGGTAGTTCCTTTATGGAAGTATTTACGTATATGAAGCAAGCCTATCAAAGTATTGTCTTAGCGGTACAAAAAGGAATTGAAGGAGACGTAATCTCCAATCCACCAACAGATTATAAACTCGAGAATGGTGACTATTTAATTGTCGTTTCTCAAGAGGAACCACGAGCGCTACATAAATCTTAA
- the uvrA gene encoding excinuclease ABC subunit UvrA, protein MPKSSNLNHTQDHTPNSAQNTIRIRGARQHNLKNIDLELPRDRIIVFTGVSGSGKSSLAFDTIFAEGQRRYVESLSAYARQFLGQLDKPDVDAIEGLSPAISIDQKSTSHNPRSTVGTVTEIYDYLRLLFGRAGEPYCPKCDRNIAPQTIDQMCDRIMELPDRTRFHILAPVIRGKKGTHKKLLSSLATEGFVRVRVDGETFDLSDTIELDKNYTHNIEVVVDRLIKKPSIQERITDSLATCLKRSTGIAVIQVLDNTSAQSAEVKSDHNYRRTPPKNGSSSEQDLPQEIVFSENFACPEHGAVMEELSPRLFSFNSPYGACPFCHGIGNLQTFSPELVVPDPTQPLYSAIAPWSEKDNTYYISLLYSVGEAYGFEIKTPWNQLTSEQQEILLYGTDEKIYIQNDSAYGKEKGYYKRYPGIIPILEKQYKDTSSEASKHKLEQYLIYQPCPECHGKRLKPEALSVRLGQYHIDDLTSVSIRQCRQRIDNLQLSPRQAQIGDLALKEIKARLQFLIDVGLDYLTLDRPAMTLSGGEAQRIRLATQIGAGLTGVLYVLDEPSIGLHQRDNGRLLSTLIKLRDLGNTLIVVEHDEETIRTADHIVDIGPKAGIHGGEIVAQGDLETVIKSDKSLTGAYLSKRQVIETPSKRREGNGRSLVIKNAHRNNLKHIEVEIPLGELVTITGVSGSGKSTLVNELLYPALQHHLTRKVPFPKQLDKVEGLNAINKAIVIDQSPIGRTPRSNPATYTGVFDAIREVFSKTIEAKARGYKPGQFSFNVKGGRCEACSGQGVNIIEMNFLPDVYVQCDVCKGARYNRETLQVKYKGYSIADILNMPVEEALEVFKNIPRAASRLQTLVDVGLGYIHLGQPAPTLSGGEAQRVKLATELSRRATGKTLYLIDEPTTGLSFYDVHHLLNVLQRLVDKGNSVLVIEHNLDVIRCADWVIDLGPEGGDKGGEVIASGTPEEVAENPKSYTGKYLKEVLQEYPRQEGLLSA, encoded by the coding sequence ATGCCAAAATCCTCTAACCTCAACCACACCCAGGACCACACCCCTAACTCTGCTCAAAACACCATTCGGATTCGGGGGGCTAGACAGCATAACCTGAAAAACATTGATCTCGAACTGCCACGCGATCGCATTATTGTCTTTACTGGTGTTTCCGGTTCCGGCAAATCCTCCCTGGCATTCGACACTATCTTTGCGGAAGGACAACGCCGTTATGTAGAATCCCTGAGTGCCTATGCTCGTCAATTCCTGGGACAACTGGATAAACCGGATGTGGATGCCATCGAAGGCTTAAGCCCCGCTATCTCCATTGACCAGAAATCTACATCCCATAACCCCCGTTCCACTGTTGGTACAGTTACGGAGATTTACGATTACCTGCGATTACTGTTTGGACGGGCTGGTGAACCCTATTGTCCCAAATGCGATCGCAATATTGCGCCCCAGACCATCGACCAGATGTGCGATCGCATTATGGAACTCCCTGACCGGACTCGCTTCCATATCCTGGCTCCGGTTATCCGAGGCAAAAAGGGCACTCACAAGAAACTATTATCCAGCTTAGCCACGGAAGGATTTGTGCGCGTCAGAGTCGATGGTGAAACCTTTGACCTCTCCGATACCATCGAATTGGATAAAAATTATACCCACAACATTGAAGTGGTGGTTGACCGTCTCATCAAAAAGCCTAGTATTCAAGAACGAATTACCGATTCTCTTGCTACTTGCCTAAAACGTTCTACTGGAATTGCAGTTATCCAAGTTTTAGATAATACCTCAGCACAGTCAGCAGAAGTCAAATCTGATCATAATTATAGACGTACTCCTCCCAAAAATGGCAGTTCATCTGAGCAAGACCTTCCCCAAGAAATCGTCTTTTCAGAAAACTTTGCTTGCCCAGAACATGGCGCAGTAATGGAAGAATTATCTCCCCGATTATTTTCCTTTAATTCCCCCTATGGTGCTTGTCCATTTTGTCACGGTATCGGTAATTTACAAACCTTTTCTCCAGAACTAGTAGTACCTGATCCTACTCAACCCTTATATAGTGCTATTGCCCCGTGGTCAGAAAAAGACAACACCTACTACATCTCCCTACTTTATAGTGTAGGAGAAGCCTATGGTTTTGAAATCAAAACTCCCTGGAATCAGCTAACCTCTGAACAACAAGAGATTCTGCTCTACGGCACCGACGAAAAAATTTACATTCAAAATGATTCTGCTTATGGCAAAGAAAAAGGGTACTACAAGCGCTATCCTGGCATTATCCCGATCCTAGAAAAACAGTACAAAGACACTAGCTCGGAAGCATCAAAACACAAACTAGAGCAGTATTTAATTTATCAACCTTGCCCAGAGTGTCATGGTAAACGGCTCAAACCAGAAGCACTATCGGTGCGGTTAGGACAATATCATATTGATGATTTAACTAGTGTCTCAATTCGCCAATGTCGTCAACGGATTGATAACTTACAACTTTCCCCCCGCCAAGCTCAAATTGGTGACCTTGCCCTCAAAGAAATTAAAGCCCGATTACAATTTCTGATTGATGTAGGATTAGATTATCTTACCCTTGACCGTCCAGCCATGACCCTTTCCGGTGGAGAAGCTCAGCGGATTCGCCTAGCAACTCAGATTGGAGCAGGCTTGACTGGAGTTCTGTATGTATTAGATGAACCAAGTATTGGATTGCACCAAAGAGATAATGGACGGTTACTGAGTACTCTGATAAAATTGCGGGATTTGGGGAATACCTTGATTGTTGTAGAACATGATGAAGAAACCATTCGCACTGCCGATCATATTGTCGATATTGGTCCGAAAGCTGGAATTCATGGGGGAGAAATTGTTGCTCAAGGGGATTTAGAAACTGTAATTAAAAGTGATAAATCCCTTACTGGAGCCTATTTATCAAAACGGCAAGTAATTGAAACCCCTAGTAAACGTCGAGAGGGTAATGGTCGTTCCTTGGTGATTAAAAATGCTCATCGTAACAATCTCAAACACATTGAAGTAGAGATACCACTAGGTGAGTTAGTCACAATTACAGGTGTCTCTGGGTCTGGTAAATCTACCTTAGTCAACGAATTACTTTACCCGGCCTTACAACATCATCTGACTCGCAAAGTCCCCTTTCCCAAACAATTGGATAAAGTTGAGGGACTCAACGCTATTAATAAAGCAATCGTAATCGATCAATCTCCAATTGGTCGCACTCCCCGGTCTAATCCTGCTACCTATACAGGAGTATTTGATGCAATTCGAGAGGTATTTTCCAAAACTATTGAAGCTAAAGCTAGAGGTTACAAGCCAGGGCAATTTTCGTTTAATGTCAAAGGGGGACGTTGCGAAGCTTGTTCGGGACAGGGTGTGAATATCATTGAGATGAATTTTTTGCCCGATGTCTATGTACAATGCGATGTTTGTAAGGGAGCGAGATATAATCGAGAAACGTTGCAAGTGAAGTATAAAGGATATTCCATTGCTGATATTTTAAATATGCCAGTGGAAGAAGCGTTGGAGGTATTTAAGAATATTCCAAGAGCAGCATCTCGGTTACAAACCTTAGTAGATGTAGGGTTAGGATATATCCACTTAGGGCAACCAGCACCAACATTATCTGGTGGAGAAGCACAGCGGGTGAAGTTGGCAACAGAATTGTCACGTCGGGCAACGGGAAAGACATTGTATTTAATCGATGAACCGACAACAGGATTGTCATTTTATGATGTTCATCACTTATTAAATGTATTGCAGCGGTTGGTAGATAAAGGAAATTCTGTTTTGGTGATTGAACACAATTTAGATGTGATTCGCTGTGCTGATTGGGTAATAGACTTAGGACCAGAAGGTGGCGATAAAGGGGGAGAAGTAATTGCGTCAGGAACACCGGAGGAGGTAGCAGAAAATCCTAAGTCCTATACGGGGAAGTATTTGAAGGAGGTTCTGCAGGAGTACCCCCGACAGGAAGGACTGCTAAGTGCTTAG